The DNA region TTATTGCTGGTGGACAAACGCGATCGGATGCTACCGTCCAGTTTGTCAAAGCATTACAAAATGAAATCAAGCGCATCCAAACTCAAAGAGTTACAGCAAAAGAACTAGCTTTTGCAAAAGAGTCTACACTCAACTCCTTTGTATTTAACTTTCAAGACCCTGGACAAACCTTATCACGGTTGATGCGATACGAATATTACGGCTATCCTGCTGATTTTCTCTTTCGCTATCAAAAAGCCGTCGCCGCCACCACAGCTGCTGATGTGCAACGAGTAGCACGAGAATACCTCAAGCCAGAAAAGATCGTGACTTTAGTGGTAGGGAATCAAACCGCTATTCAACCGCCATTGACGCAGCTAGCAGCAAAGGTGACACCAATAGATGTAACGATTCCTGGTTCGCAGCCAAAGGTGAAGAATTAATTTGCGCTATTAACAAGGTATTCTCCTCTAGATTTCCTGGTAATCAGCATGATGTTATGAGTATTTGTGATAATTTCCTTGATTATCGGGAAATGACTGAGGACAAATTGTAGTAAGCAATAGAAACTAAATCAGGAACCAAAGCCTCTGGAGTTTCCAGAGGTTTTTTTTAATTACGCTTTTTTAGGAGCGATCGCCCCATACACTTCAATAAAGGGGTTTATTAAGCAGGCGAGACGCGACAACAAACTACTGCATGTCCAAACATCCGACAATTTAGTAATGAAGCAGCAAACAATTGTCGCATTAACTGGAGTAATACCATTTCACTTTAAAATCGATACAAATAGCCTAGCAAGGGGGCAGGGAGCAGGGAGCAGGGGGAAAGAATTAAAAACTAATCATTTGTATTAGACATTTCGTGAAATGGTATAAGCTAAATTTAGATTTGAGCTACTGGGAGTGAAGATGATGTTGTTGGAATTAAAGCGCATCCATGTTCCACCAGGACAAAGAGTGCTACTGCGAGATGTAACCTGGCAGGAATTGGAAACAATTCTAGAGGATTTAGGAGAGCATCGTGCTGCACGAATTGCTTATGACAGGGGAATACTAGAGATTATGGCACCACTGCCAGAACATGAAGACGATAAAGAAATTATTGGTGATTTAGTCAAAGCGCTTTTGGAAGAATTAGATATTGAGTTTAGATGTCTTGGTTCTACCACTTTCAAAAACCAAGTGATGGCTAAAGGTATAGAACCTGACCAGTGTTTCTATATAAAAAATGAAGCCAAGATTCGCGGCAAGAAGCGACTAGATTTAACAGTAGACCCCCCTCCAGATTTAGCTTTAGAAGTTGATATTACTTCTCGCACTCATCCTAATATCTATGAAGCTTTAAAAGTACCTGAGCTTTGGCGTTTTGATAAAGGAAAGCTCCAAATTAATGTTCTGCAAGATGGACATTATGTAGAGTCTCAGAAAAGCCTAAATTTTCCTAAATTTAAACTAATTGAAACGATTCCCCAATATTTAGAGCAAAGTACAACAGCAGGTAGAAATGCAACGCTCAAGGCTTTTCGTCTTTGGGTACAAAAGCAGATACAACAGCAATCACTGAATAATTCATAATTAATTTTGGGTACAGAGCCAATACGGTTCAGCTAAGGGAAGAGACGCGATAAATCGCCGTCTTTACAATAATCAGTCCTTTGTAGAGACGGCTTTGTTATATGTAATTTTCATCAAAAAACCTTATCCGAAGCGTATTAAAAAGCCTACTACTCAAGATGTAATTAGCATTAGGGGCGCGCAGCTACCTGCACGCCCCGAATCACCTGTATTTCACTTAGTAATGATTCAGGTTAATGCCAGCTTCTTTTGCCATTGCTTCTAACCCATTGATTTGTAGGGTTTTGATTGCTTTGGTAGACAGCTTTAACTTCACCCAGCGATTTCCGGCTTCCCACCAAACACGCTTGCTTTGCAGATTAGCGTGCTGAAGCCGTTTAGTACGGCGGTGGGAGTGGGAAACAGCAAAGGCGTTATTTGCCTTCTTACCAGTTAGTTCACAGCGACGGGACATAGCGAGTATCTCCAGATTGTTATTTTAATACAGCCTTTCCATTTTAGGTCTTAGACAACAGAAGTAGGAAAGGAGATGAGGGAGCAGGGGGAGTAGGGGAGTGAGGGACAAAAATTAATAACCAATGCCCAATGCCCAATGCCCAATGCCCCACTCACCACTATTTACTAGCCTGTTCTGTCAGCTTGGTGAGTACTTCATTCGATCGCTCGACGAAGGATTTCATTCCCTCAGCGTCAAATCCTTTCTGAGACATCAGCGCTAAATCGTAAACGTGTTGGCAAATCAAGTTCACTAACTGATCTGTAGGCGATTGACCGTCTCCTTGAATAATACTACCTTGGTTAAGATTTGCCAGATTTTGAATCAATGGATGAGCAGTATTCACCAGCAAAACGTGATCTTCGGGAAACTCTACTGTCTGCTGCTGCTGCATCATGGCGTTCATTTCCCGCATCCGGCGGAGAATCTCTGGTAAAAGCACGATCGCAGGTGGTGTTCCATGAGGATCGTCTGATTTTAAGGCTTCAGTGCGGATATTGAGTTTGGGTTTGTTGAGAGATTTCTCAAATAATTCTTTGATGGTCTCACTCCGAGTTTTATTCGTCTTGGGGTCAACAATTTCCTTAGCTTTGTCTTGTTCTAGCAGAGTATTGTCTAAGTCAGAATCCACCCGTGTAAATTTGACATCCTTATATTCCCGCTCTAGGAAGTTGATAAAGTGGGTGTCGATGAAGGAGTCCATAAACAGGACTTCCAAGCCTTGATTTTTATGCAGTTCTATGTATGTTGCTTGGGTTGCTTCATCAGTGCTGTAGAAAACCCGGTTTTCGTTACGTTCTTTGTTGCGTTCTAGATATTCTTTCAGTGTGGTGTAAGGAGCGCTGGGTGCTGAGTCAGAACTGGGTGAAGGAGTCACATCTTGCCAAGCATCCCCGTCTGAAGACTGTACTTCAACGACTGGAGTTTCAGCAGCAACTTTTTCTGTCAGTTTGGCGGTGGTGCGGAAGACGATGATATCTTCGATTTGCTTTTTGAATTTTTCGTCGTTGAGAACGCCGAATTTTACAAAAGTACCAAGATCCTTCCAAGCGCTAATGTATTGTTCGCGGTTGTCGCGGAAAAGTTCTTTGAGGCGATCGCCTACTTTTTTGGCAATGTAATCACCGATTCGCTTCACGGTGCGATCGCCTTGCAAGGCACTACGTGATACGTTCAGGGGAATATCAGTACTATCAATGACACCCCGCATTGGCATCAGAAATTGCGGGATAATTTCTTCGCAGTTGTCGCTAACAAAAACTTGATTGCAAAATAGCTTGATTTGCCCTTTTGTAACATCTACATCCGGCCTCATTTTGGGGAAATACAGAATCCCGTTGATGATAAAGGGATAGTCTGTATTTAAATGTACCCACAATAGAGGTTCTTCCTGAAAAGGATACAGGTAGCGGTAAAACTCTAAATAATCTTCTTGACTCAGGTTACTTGGAGACTCTCGCCACGGTGCTTTTTGCTTATTTAATACTTCGCCTTCCAGTTTTATTGGTACTGGCAAGAAATCGCAATATGTCTTGACAAGATTCTTAATTCGTGCTGATTCGAGAAATTCCTCCTCTTCTCCTTGCAGGCTAAGAGTAATAGTTGTGCCGCGAGTTGTCCGGGACGATTCTTCTAGGGTGAAAGCTGGGGAACCATCGCAAGTCCAGTGAACCGCCTGCGCTCCTTCTTGGTATGACAGTGTATCAATCTCTACCTTTTGCGCCACCATGAAGGAAGAGTAAAAACCAAGACCGAAGTGGCCAATTATCGGTTGATCTGATTTGCCTTCATACTTATGAATAAATTCTTCAGCACTAGAGAAGGCAACTTGATTGATATATTTCTTAACTTCATCTGCGGTCATCCCGATACCGTT from Nostoc commune NIES-4072 includes:
- a CDS encoding Uma2 family endonuclease; amino-acid sequence: MLLELKRIHVPPGQRVLLRDVTWQELETILEDLGEHRAARIAYDRGILEIMAPLPEHEDDKEIIGDLVKALLEELDIEFRCLGSTTFKNQVMAKGIEPDQCFYIKNEAKIRGKKRLDLTVDPPPDLALEVDITSRTHPNIYEALKVPELWRFDKGKLQINVLQDGHYVESQKSLNFPKFKLIETIPQYLEQSTTAGRNATLKAFRLWVQKQIQQQSLNNS
- the rpmB gene encoding 50S ribosomal protein L28, which codes for MSRRCELTGKKANNAFAVSHSHRRTKRLQHANLQSKRVWWEAGNRWVKLKLSTKAIKTLQINGLEAMAKEAGINLNHY
- the htpG gene encoding molecular chaperone HtpG yields the protein MLEQGTISIHTENIFPIIKKSLYSDHQIFLRELVSNAVDAIQKLKMVSRAGDYAGDIGEPEIEIAIDKDKKTLSISDNGIGMTADEVKKYINQVAFSSAEEFIHKYEGKSDQPIIGHFGLGFYSSFMVAQKVEIDTLSYQEGAQAVHWTCDGSPAFTLEESSRTTRGTTITLSLQGEEEEFLESARIKNLVKTYCDFLPVPIKLEGEVLNKQKAPWRESPSNLSQEDYLEFYRYLYPFQEEPLLWVHLNTDYPFIINGILYFPKMRPDVDVTKGQIKLFCNQVFVSDNCEEIIPQFLMPMRGVIDSTDIPLNVSRSALQGDRTVKRIGDYIAKKVGDRLKELFRDNREQYISAWKDLGTFVKFGVLNDEKFKKQIEDIIVFRTTAKLTEKVAAETPVVEVQSSDGDAWQDVTPSPSSDSAPSAPYTTLKEYLERNKERNENRVFYSTDEATQATYIELHKNQGLEVLFMDSFIDTHFINFLEREYKDVKFTRVDSDLDNTLLEQDKAKEIVDPKTNKTRSETIKELFEKSLNKPKLNIRTEALKSDDPHGTPPAIVLLPEILRRMREMNAMMQQQQTVEFPEDHVLLVNTAHPLIQNLANLNQGSIIQGDGQSPTDQLVNLICQHVYDLALMSQKGFDAEGMKSFVERSNEVLTKLTEQASK